The proteins below come from a single uncultured Dethiosulfovibrio sp. genomic window:
- the rlmB gene encoding 23S rRNA (guanosine(2251)-2'-O)-methyltransferase RlmB: MKREERRGKGGKGDSKDNLCWGRNGVISMLETAPEACHKIYMATGSQRSFRDEILGLAGPNAIEVVEAGGSHLDDLTGGEKHQGVVAEIEMPRPLDLSDLPDKEGPSLLLIMDHLKDPHNFGAIIRTAEVAGADGIVFPGRRSVGITGTVIKTSAGAIFRLPLFEVVNLVRALEDLKKRGYWVVGLDHRSERDIWDSPLPDRLALVVGSEGEGISRLVSERCDDLRKIPMVGETGSLNASVASALGMFEWRRLNLPTVKD, from the coding sequence TTGAAACGGGAGGAACGGAGAGGTAAAGGCGGGAAAGGGGACAGCAAGGATAACCTGTGTTGGGGCCGTAATGGCGTGATATCCATGCTTGAGACCGCTCCAGAGGCCTGTCATAAGATATACATGGCCACAGGGTCTCAGAGATCCTTTCGGGACGAAATTTTAGGTCTTGCCGGGCCTAACGCCATAGAGGTTGTGGAGGCCGGGGGGTCCCACCTAGACGATCTTACAGGAGGAGAAAAGCACCAAGGGGTCGTCGCGGAGATAGAGATGCCCCGTCCTCTTGATCTATCCGATCTACCGGATAAAGAGGGACCGTCTCTCCTTTTGATCATGGATCACCTGAAAGATCCCCATAACTTTGGGGCTATCATCAGGACCGCCGAGGTAGCCGGTGCTGATGGAATAGTCTTTCCTGGAAGGAGATCGGTAGGGATAACCGGAACGGTCATAAAGACCAGCGCAGGAGCTATCTTCAGGCTTCCTCTTTTCGAGGTAGTCAATCTGGTCAGGGCACTGGAGGATCTCAAAAAGAGGGGGTACTGGGTGGTCGGCCTAGATCATAGATCGGAAAGGGATATCTGGGATTCCCCCTTGCCCGATAGGCTGGCTTTAGTCGTTGGCTCGGAGGGAGAGGGAATTTCAAGGTTGGTCTCCGAAAGGTGCGATGATCTTCGCAAAATCCCTATGGTAGGAGAGACTGGCTCCCTAAACGCCAGTGTTGCGTCCGCTTTGGGGATGTTCGAGTGGAGAAGGCTTAACCTTCCCACTGTTAAGGATTAG